Part of the Listeria innocua genome is shown below.
AAGACGAACGAAAAGGTGTACAGAAACTTCTTCAATCGACCCGAAAAAAATGGGAAAAAGAAGCAAAATTAGCTGCAAAATTAATAGAAATGAAACGCTATGAAACAGATCTTTTTAAGCAAGGTTTTCAGTATATCGCTGGTGTAGATGAGGTGGGGCGCGGTCCGCTAGCAGGTCCAGTAGTGGCTGCTGCAGTCATTTTACCAGCTGATTTTTCTGTCGTTGGGATCAATGATTCTAAACAGCTAAATGAGGCTAAACGAGATATACTTTTTGATGTTATAAAAGAAGAAGCCATCTCCATCGGTATCGGAATTATTGACCATGATGTAATTGATCAAGTAAACATCTATGAAGCAACAAAAATAGCTATGCGCACAGCTTTAGAAGAGTTGAATCCAGCGCCTGACTTCGTCCTAATTGATGCGATGCCACTGAAATATTCTGAATCAGAGTTATCGCTTATAAAAGGAGATACGAAAAGTATTTCTATCGCTGCTGCCTCTATCATCGCCAAAGTTACAAGAGATAGAATGATGCAACAGTATGATGAATTATATCCAGGGTATGATTTTGCAAACAATATGGGTTACGGGACGAAAAAACATTTGAATGGCTTAGATACTATCGGAATTTGTCCAATTCACAGGTTAAGCTTTTCTCCTGTAAAAGAAGCAAAGTTACATTTTGAGAGTCTAAAATAGCTAAATACTTAAAGCAAAAGCGTATTTTCTTAATAGAAAGTACGCTTTTTTGAGCTGAAAAGAAAATTTTACCGATTTTACAAAAAGAGCTAATCTTTGTACACTTGTGAATAACTATCACGGAGGTGCAGAAGATGAACTTTAAAGAACGAGAAACTTGGTTAAAAATCGCTTCATGTAAATCTATTTCCGCTAAAAAAAGGGCAGTTATCTGGCAAAAAATTACCACTTTTAATTGTTGGGAGATGTCGATTGAACAGATTGCAACTCATTTTTTTACTGCGGACAAAAAAGAACAAATAATTACTGAATTAGAGGAAGCAGCAATTTATTCGCCAGAAGAAGCGAGTGTGGTCTGTATTCTTGATGAAAACTACCCCGAGTTACTTAAAGAAATATATGAAGCACCACCGCTTTTGTTTTATAAAGGAAATCTAGACCTATTAAAAAAACAAGCTATTGCAATTGTAGGGACACGACGAATGAGTGAGTATGGTAGAAAAGCATGTGCGTCACTTGCCGCTGAACTTTCAAATCATGGCTTTGCGATAGTTAGTGGACTTGCGCTTGGAATAGATGCTGAAGCGCACAAAGCTAGCCTCCGTAATAGCGGCGCCACCATTGCAGTACTTGGATCTGGAGTAAATAAAATTTATCCTCGGACGAATGAACTACTAGCCAAAGAAGTAATCACGCAAGGTTTACTTCTTAGCGAGTATTTACCAAATGAAGAAGCAAGAAGATGGTATTTTCCTGAGCGCAACCGTATTATTAGTGGCTTAGCTCTTGGTACGGTTATTATTGAAGCTGCCGAGAGAAGTGGATCCTTAATAACAGCTGACTTTGCTTTGGAACAAAATAGACAAGTTTTTGCGGTTCCCGGTAATATTTATATTGATACTTGGAGAGGTACAAACCGTTTGATTCAAGAAGGTGCGAAATTAGTTTTAAATGCAAACAATATAATAGAAGAATTTTTTCAAATTAAGCCATAAAAGTAGTCAAATTATCCTTTTTAAGTGATTTGACTTGCAATTCCTGATTTTTTAAGATAAGTTTGCTAAAGAAAGCTGTTTTACAACACATAAAATGGATTTTTTAATAAAAGTCATTGACAAACCCAGTAGGAAGGGCTAATATTTACTACTGAATTATGTGAAAAGTCAGCATGCAAACTTATTGAACGCGAGGCTAAGACTGTAATAGTATAATAGCAACTAGTTAAGCCCGTGTATTGACCCAAATCAGGGAGGAATATATAGATATGGCAGATTATTTAGTGATTGTAGAGTCACCTGCAAAAGCAAAAACAATTGAAAAGTATTTAGGAAAGAAATTTAAAGTTAAAGCTTCGATGGGACATGTTAGGGATTTACCAAAGAGTCAGATGGGTGTAGATACTGAACATGACTACGAACCTCGTTACATTACGATTCGCGGAAAAGGCCCTGTTTTGAAAGATTTAAAACAAGCGGCTAAAAAAGCGAAAAAAGTCTATCTCGCAGCCGATCCAGATCGCGAAGGAGAAGCAATTGCATGGCATTTAGCCAATAGTCTTGATTTAGATCAATCAGATAAATTACGTGTGGTGTTTAATGAAATTACAAAAGAAGCTGTAAAAGAATCATTCAAGACACCAAGAAAAATTGATATGGACCTTGTGAACGCTCAACAAGCACGGAGGATTTTAGACCGTTTAGTAGGTTATAATATCAGTCCTATCTTATGGAAGAAAGTTAAAAAAGGTCTAAGTGCGGGACGTGTGCAATCGATTGCGCTACGAATTATTATTGATCGCGAAAAAGAAATAAATAATTTCAAACCAGAAGAATATTGGACAATTGACGGGAACTTCCTAAAAGGTAAGAAAAAATTCCAAGCTAATTTTTATGGCGTGAATGGTAAGAAGAGAAAACTTTCCACTGCTGATGACGTAAAAGAAGTAATGTCAGCAATTAAAGGTAAAACATTTGATGTAACTGACGTAACTAAAAAAGAAAGACTTAGAAACCCAGCAGCACCATTTACTACCTCAAGTTTACAACAAGAAGCAGCACGGAAATTAAATTATCGTACTAGAAAAACGATGATGCTTGCTCAACAACTATATGAAGGAATCACACTTGGAAAACAAGGTACAGTAGGTCTAATCACATACATGCGTACTGACTCTACTCGTATTGCAGATTCCGCCATTCTAGAAGCAAGTAATTATATTAAAGAAACATACGGAGCTGAATTTTCCCGTAATCATAAACGGT
Proteins encoded:
- a CDS encoding ribonuclease HII, translating into MSESIAVIREKLSLVTSEQDPFFQLCTQDERKGVQKLLQSTRKKWEKEAKLAAKLIEMKRYETDLFKQGFQYIAGVDEVGRGPLAGPVVAAAVILPADFSVVGINDSKQLNEAKRDILFDVIKEEAISIGIGIIDHDVIDQVNIYEATKIAMRTALEELNPAPDFVLIDAMPLKYSESELSLIKGDTKSISIAAASIIAKVTRDRMMQQYDELYPGYDFANNMGYGTKKHLNGLDTIGICPIHRLSFSPVKEAKLHFESLK
- the dprA gene encoding DNA-processing protein DprA codes for the protein MNFKERETWLKIASCKSISAKKRAVIWQKITTFNCWEMSIEQIATHFFTADKKEQIITELEEAAIYSPEEASVVCILDENYPELLKEIYEAPPLLFYKGNLDLLKKQAIAIVGTRRMSEYGRKACASLAAELSNHGFAIVSGLALGIDAEAHKASLRNSGATIAVLGSGVNKIYPRTNELLAKEVITQGLLLSEYLPNEEARRWYFPERNRIISGLALGTVIIEAAERSGSLITADFALEQNRQVFAVPGNIYIDTWRGTNRLIQEGAKLVLNANNIIEEFFQIKP